One genomic segment of Syntrophales bacterium includes these proteins:
- a CDS encoding radical SAM protein, producing the protein MTMDEPFEQGPIRPPSEANSLLLRLTRNCPWNRCAFCRSYKDARFSLRGFEDIRHDIDNMAAIADRLRTLSVREGEKGRISEEIIRMVWDHHPFYGEYERTLAMWLYYGGESVFLQDADSLVMKTDDVITILQYLCRTFPSIRRITTYCRSHTAARKSVAELQGLKEAGLTRIHVGLESGSDRVLKMINKGATAAVHIAAGTRIKAAGISLSEYVIPGLGGMDYSRENASETARVINEIDPDFVRLRTLHVVQGTPLAEMMQKGVFTPPGDENILREIREFIYCLTGIGSTVVSDHILNLLEEVQGKMPDDKERILNAIDRYFALSEEKRRIFRLGRRRGLYRNLDDLSAGQTYQELQETVDYYEKQGKGFADKKISSIMNDYI; encoded by the coding sequence ATGACTATGGATGAACCTTTTGAACAGGGGCCGATTCGTCCGCCCAGCGAGGCCAACAGCCTGCTTTTGCGTCTTACCCGCAACTGCCCGTGGAACCGTTGCGCGTTTTGCCGCAGCTACAAGGATGCGCGTTTTTCGCTCCGGGGTTTTGAGGATATCCGCCATGACATCGACAACATGGCGGCAATTGCCGACAGGCTGCGGACCCTTTCCGTTCGCGAAGGGGAAAAGGGGCGTATTTCTGAAGAAATAATACGAATGGTTTGGGATCATCACCCTTTCTATGGCGAATACGAACGAACGCTTGCCATGTGGCTCTATTACGGCGGGGAGTCCGTATTTCTGCAGGATGCGGACTCCCTCGTGATGAAAACGGACGATGTCATAACCATCCTCCAATACCTGTGCCGCACCTTTCCCTCCATCCGCAGAATCACGACCTATTGCCGCTCTCATACCGCCGCACGAAAATCCGTTGCCGAGCTGCAGGGCCTTAAGGAGGCCGGCCTGACCAGAATTCATGTGGGCTTGGAAAGCGGTTCCGACAGGGTGTTGAAGATGATCAACAAAGGCGCGACCGCGGCAGTGCACATCGCAGCGGGAACCAGGATTAAGGCCGCCGGGATTTCGTTAAGCGAGTATGTAATCCCTGGTCTGGGCGGAATGGATTATTCCCGGGAAAACGCCTCCGAGACAGCAAGAGTTATAAACGAGATCGATCCGGATTTTGTACGCCTGCGCACCTTGCACGTTGTGCAGGGAACACCGCTTGCGGAAATGATGCAAAAGGGGGTGTTCACACCGCCCGGCGACGAGAACATTCTCCGGGAAATTCGCGAATTCATTTATTGTTTAACTGGCATCGGTTCGACAGTAGTCAGTGATCACATCCTTAACCTGCTGGAGGAGGTGCAGGGCAAGATGCCGGATGACAAAGAGAGGATACTGAATGCAATAGATCGATATTTTGCCCTTTCCGAAGAAAAACGGCGGATATTCCGTCTGGGGAGAAGAAGAGGCCTTTACAGGAATCTGGACGATTTATCTGCTGGCCAAACCTATCAGGAATTGCAGGAAACTGTGGATTATTATGAAAAGCAGGGCAAAGGGTTTGCGGACAAAAAAATATCCTCCATCATGAACGACTATATCTGA